The Vespa velutina chromosome 22, iVesVel2.1, whole genome shotgun sequence genome includes a window with the following:
- the LOC124956424 gene encoding flexible cuticle protein 12-like — translation MKMIIAFFAVLAVALALPRPQDDVVLVKETPSDNIGLGNYNYGYELSNGQHHEESGQLTNVGTENEAVAVRGSFGWVDPVTNQRYTISYVADENGFHPQGEHIPS, via the exons ATGAAGATG ATCATAGCTTTCTTCGCCGTTTTGGCTGTCGCTCTCGCTCTTCCGAGACCTCAGGATGATGTGGTGCTCGTTAAGGAAACTCCCTCCGACAATATCGGTCTTGGTAATTACAACTATGGCTATGAACTCTCCAATGGTCAACATCATGAGGAATCAGGCCAATTAACGAATGTTGGCACTGAAAATGAAGCTGTTGCTGTTAGGGGTAGCTTCGGTTGGGTTGACCCAGTTACCAATCAACGATACACCATCAGCTATGTCGCTGACGAAAACGGATTCCACCCACAAGGCGAACACATTCCTTCCTAA
- the LOC124956425 gene encoding larval cuticle protein 65Ag1-like, whose product MKLIITFLNVLAVTLAFPQQEVVIVKETPSDNIGVGGYNYGYELSNGQHHEESAQLTNVGTENEALAVRGSFGWVDPVTNQRYTINYIADENGFHPQGEHLPSV is encoded by the exons ATGAAACTG ATCATTACTTTCCTCAACGTTTTGGCTGTCACTCTCGCTTTTCCTCAGCAAGAAGTGGTGATCGTGAAGGAGACACCATCGGACAATATCGGTGTTGGTGGTTACAACTATGGTTATGAACTTTCAAATGGTCAACATCATGAAGAATCAGCCCAATTAACGAATGTTGGCACTGAAAATGAAGCTCTTGCTGTTAGGGGTAGCTTCGGTTGGGTTGACCCAGTTACCAATCAACGATATACCATCAATTACATTGCCGATGAGAATGGTTTCCATCCGCAGGGTGAACACCTTCCATCGgtctga